A window from Lactiplantibacillus pentosus encodes these proteins:
- a CDS encoding CvfB family protein has translation MESIIGTVVTAKVTDENDDAYFVQVDGQTLMVDKTEPEKPLHIGGLYEGFVYENEDHHLQMTRLVPEISFDHFVWGTVVRTRHDLGVFVDVGLPNKDLVVSLDELPTISRLWPKKDDRLYVKLARDNKQRLWATLAELTDFEAISKPYDRAQMKNTDTMATVFRLKMAGTSVITDDNHLGFIHPSEREQEPRMGQHVKVRVIGFLRDGELNLSLKPRGYEEIGDDAQMLLAALQHQADHTLPFWDKSDPNDIRNYFGISKSQFKRAVGNLLKQRLISQQPGEIKLVETSDEQADD, from the coding sequence ATGGAGAGTATTATTGGAACGGTCGTTACTGCGAAGGTAACGGATGAAAATGACGACGCGTATTTCGTACAGGTCGATGGCCAAACATTGATGGTCGACAAGACTGAACCTGAAAAGCCGCTGCATATCGGTGGGTTGTATGAAGGCTTTGTTTATGAGAATGAGGACCATCACCTGCAAATGACCCGGCTGGTCCCAGAGATTTCGTTTGACCACTTTGTCTGGGGGACGGTCGTACGGACACGCCATGATTTAGGCGTGTTTGTTGATGTTGGCTTGCCTAATAAGGACCTAGTTGTCTCACTAGATGAATTACCAACCATCAGTCGGTTATGGCCCAAAAAAGATGACCGACTATACGTTAAGTTAGCTCGGGACAATAAACAACGCTTATGGGCAACTTTAGCTGAATTAACGGACTTTGAAGCAATTTCAAAGCCGTATGACCGGGCGCAAATGAAGAACACGGATACCATGGCAACGGTCTTTCGCTTGAAGATGGCTGGGACTTCCGTCATTACCGATGACAATCATCTCGGATTCATTCATCCTTCTGAACGTGAACAGGAACCACGAATGGGTCAGCACGTCAAGGTGCGGGTCATTGGCTTCTTACGCGATGGTGAATTGAATCTATCTTTGAAGCCCCGTGGCTACGAAGAAATTGGTGACGATGCCCAAATGTTGCTGGCTGCATTGCAACATCAAGCGGATCACACGCTACCATTTTGGGATAAGAGTGACCCGAACGACATTCGCAATTATTTTGGTATCAGCAAGTCGCAATTTAAACGGGCCGTCGGGAATTTACTGAAGCAACGCTTGATTAGCCAACAACCAGGTGAAATCAAGTTGGTTGAAACATCGGATGAGCAAGCCGACGATTGA
- a CDS encoding RecQ family ATP-dependent DNA helicase gives MSEAELYQLLKTKYGFDEFRPGQLAVIQDLLAGQDVLAVLPTGTGKSLIYQLVGTVVPGIVVVVSPLISLMQDQVARLNYQGEKQVAALTSQLDFSARQQLLANLNQVKFLFISPEMLQQTVVQDALAKLTIALLVIDEAHCISTWGPDFRPDYRRLGPIRQQLGTPRTLMLTATATPQVRQDILTQLNATDAQQVLYSVNRPNIYLAVEAVNDEVDKRATLQHLVTSSRGPAIVYFTSKRQTDLIAEWLRTTTKLRVAAYHAGLAAEDRFKIQQQFMADQLDVICATSAFGMGINKADIRLVIHYHLPTTLADYVQEIGRAGRDGQQALAVMLYAPGDENLVRNLNELTAATPNEVQQDFARHQAGQPVTDDRSRVLEAYWQQAVSPAEVAEIFAARQAAKEHELRDLMRYVQTTTCHRAVMLAYFDETEPPHTDRCCQLAGEPLPLDELGLTAVKPSMSPTVVTWEQRLAQLFLPNS, from the coding sequence ATGTCGGAAGCTGAATTGTATCAACTGTTAAAAACTAAATATGGCTTCGATGAGTTTCGCCCGGGACAATTGGCGGTTATTCAGGATTTGCTAGCAGGGCAAGATGTCCTGGCCGTTTTACCGACGGGAACTGGGAAATCCTTGATTTATCAGTTGGTCGGTACGGTGGTGCCAGGCATCGTCGTGGTGGTGTCGCCCCTGATTTCACTGATGCAAGACCAAGTCGCCCGCTTAAATTACCAGGGTGAAAAGCAGGTGGCCGCCTTAACCTCACAGCTGGATTTCAGTGCGCGCCAACAGTTGTTAGCCAATTTGAACCAAGTAAAGTTTCTCTTTATTTCGCCGGAAATGTTGCAACAGACCGTGGTTCAAGACGCCTTGGCAAAATTGACGATTGCGTTATTAGTGATTGATGAAGCTCACTGTATTTCGACTTGGGGTCCAGATTTCCGCCCGGATTATCGACGACTCGGCCCGATTCGCCAACAGTTAGGGACGCCGCGTACTTTGATGTTAACCGCGACTGCTACGCCGCAGGTTCGCCAAGATATTTTGACGCAGCTGAATGCGACTGATGCGCAACAAGTGTTGTATTCGGTCAATCGACCTAATATTTATCTGGCCGTGGAAGCGGTCAATGATGAGGTTGATAAACGCGCGACACTCCAGCACCTCGTCACGAGTAGTCGGGGGCCAGCAATCGTGTATTTTACGTCCAAACGCCAAACGGATCTGATTGCTGAATGGTTGCGGACAACGACCAAACTGCGCGTGGCGGCTTATCATGCGGGGCTAGCGGCAGAGGATCGCTTTAAGATTCAGCAACAGTTTATGGCCGACCAGTTGGATGTCATTTGTGCGACATCCGCTTTTGGAATGGGGATCAATAAGGCCGATATTCGGTTGGTCATTCATTACCACTTACCGACCACCTTAGCGGATTATGTTCAAGAAATTGGGCGCGCTGGGCGGGATGGTCAACAAGCGTTAGCCGTGATGCTGTATGCACCTGGTGATGAAAACCTCGTTCGGAATTTAAACGAATTGACTGCTGCAACGCCTAACGAAGTCCAACAAGATTTTGCACGTCATCAGGCTGGCCAACCGGTCACTGATGATCGCAGTCGGGTGCTGGAGGCCTACTGGCAACAGGCGGTTTCGCCGGCCGAGGTCGCCGAAATTTTTGCGGCACGTCAGGCGGCCAAGGAACACGAGCTACGCGACTTGATGCGATATGTTCAAACGACGACTTGTCACCGTGCGGTCATGTTAGCTTATTTTGACGAAACTGAACCGCCACATACTGACCGTTGTTGCCAGTTAGCAGGTGAGCCGCTTCCTCTGGACGAACTAGGACTGACCGCGGTGAAACCCAGTATGAGTCCGACGGTTGTCACGTGGGAGCAGCGCTTAGCCCAATTGTTTTTACCAAATTCTTAA
- a CDS encoding segregation and condensation protein A, protein MTDEQQPITIKISEFEGPLDLLLHLIRQNKMDIYDIPIAAITQQYLDYLHSMRALKLDIVGDYLVMAATLMTIKSRFLLPQPEPEDDEDLEDDTDPRDSLVAELLAYKVYQEAAGELRTKEQERHQHFTREAMLVPADLSAPKLTAGITLDDLQAAFRQLVAKRRRVRPLTKTVVAETVNIDERMVQITTQLQQQPHGMDFADLFTVSASDEMLVTTFMAVLELTKQDQVSLQQAAPLTPIHLYLRQDEQHDEH, encoded by the coding sequence GTGACAGACGAACAACAACCAATCACCATTAAGATTTCGGAATTTGAGGGACCGCTGGATTTATTATTGCATCTGATTCGGCAAAATAAGATGGATATTTATGATATCCCGATTGCGGCCATCACCCAACAATATTTAGATTATCTGCATTCCATGCGAGCGCTGAAACTCGATATTGTTGGTGATTATTTAGTGATGGCTGCGACCTTGATGACCATTAAAAGTCGCTTCCTGCTGCCGCAACCGGAGCCAGAAGATGACGAGGATTTAGAAGATGACACTGACCCCCGTGATTCGTTGGTGGCTGAATTGTTGGCCTATAAGGTCTATCAAGAAGCTGCTGGGGAATTGCGGACCAAGGAACAGGAACGGCATCAACATTTCACACGCGAAGCCATGTTAGTGCCTGCTGATTTAAGTGCGCCCAAGTTGACCGCAGGCATCACGTTAGATGATTTGCAAGCCGCCTTTCGTCAATTAGTGGCAAAACGGCGTCGTGTGCGACCGCTCACCAAGACGGTCGTTGCCGAGACGGTTAACATCGATGAACGGATGGTACAAATTACCACCCAGCTGCAGCAACAACCGCACGGCATGGATTTTGCAGACTTGTTTACAGTCAGTGCAAGTGATGAAATGTTAGTGACAACCTTTATGGCTGTGTTAGAATTAACCAAGCAGGATCAAGTGTCGCTCCAGCAAGCGGCACCGCTGACCCCGATCCATTTATATTTACGACAGGATGAACAGCATGACGAACATTGA
- a CDS encoding ECF transporter S component: MKIDFSDIPILIGLFLFGVGGAFIITIIKLLLHSAMVGFAVYNLIGSLASFLGTAILILAFAAVLRYYRGNPKWRMPLAICVATIGLTVIESLANLTFVLPFYLQVMGMKLSMSLNTIVLVAVVPFNLIKGLLVGNVFWLVYNRLAKWLGTHNQLTSRV; this comes from the coding sequence ATGAAGATTGATTTTTCGGATATTCCGATTTTGATTGGTCTATTTCTATTCGGCGTCGGCGGTGCGTTTATCATCACCATCATCAAGTTATTACTGCACTCAGCCATGGTCGGCTTTGCAGTTTATAACTTAATTGGTTCGTTGGCCAGCTTCTTAGGTACGGCTATTCTGATTTTAGCCTTTGCCGCTGTGCTGCGCTATTATCGCGGCAATCCAAAGTGGCGGATGCCACTGGCGATTTGCGTCGCGACGATTGGACTAACGGTCATTGAATCGTTAGCCAACTTGACGTTCGTACTGCCATTTTACTTACAAGTGATGGGCATGAAGCTAAGCATGTCGTTGAATACGATCGTCTTAGTGGCCGTTGTCCCATTCAACTTGATCAAAGGCTTATTGGTCGGCAACGTCTTCTGGTTAGTCTACAACCGTTTAGCAAAGTGGTTGGGAACGCATAATCAATTGACAAGTCGCGTTTAA
- a CDS encoding DUF441 domain-containing protein, which yields MESWLFLLAILVVAWFGKNQSLQIATVVVLLIKLIPNTNKILTTIGQKGINWGVTVITVAILIPIATGQIGFRDLWHAFKSPVGWIAVACGVLVSVLSFHGVGLLSATPEITVALVFGTIMGVVLLKGVAAGPIIAAGITYCIIQVLHLSLQ from the coding sequence ATGGAAAGCTGGTTATTTTTACTCGCAATCTTAGTGGTCGCATGGTTTGGTAAGAATCAATCCTTGCAGATTGCCACTGTGGTTGTGCTACTGATTAAGTTGATCCCTAATACGAACAAAATATTGACGACCATTGGCCAAAAAGGCATCAATTGGGGTGTGACGGTGATTACGGTTGCCATCCTGATCCCAATTGCGACCGGGCAGATTGGATTTCGTGATTTATGGCACGCCTTCAAGTCACCAGTCGGTTGGATTGCCGTGGCTTGTGGGGTCTTGGTCTCGGTGTTGTCATTTCATGGTGTTGGACTGTTGTCAGCTACGCCAGAAATTACCGTGGCCTTGGTCTTTGGGACCATCATGGGTGTCGTATTACTTAAAGGGGTCGCCGCTGGCCCGATTATCGCTGCCGGCATCACTTATTGTATTATTCAAGTCTTACATTTAAGCTTACAGTAA
- a CDS encoding helix-turn-helix domain-containing protein, translated as MVFTDYVLLLFGTTPRRAKGMFNVLRGRRTVSTLFAGLTAGCLDLLDSWHGVPLEDFMAATAVLEENGLLISPEAGSWQLTAAGQARWVVIQEHRYLPQAFSRFQTVDVRRFQQVSQLALQVTSELVHHERRYYPTTTDPSIQAQVKRWLRQRSTTDLGDRVHAALTAFLTSVPTDELATVFVDSLTGYQAPGRTNDQLATMLHRQPLETGLMRTDVSCQWVRWLQAHPDDPLWPLLAPLVQPSPVSKSAQQTYQAFTQTHALTKIATARKLKLSTVREHLLEVAIWLPSFPFTTVLDAQVIETLTRCFAGQPEIASWSFQDAQAALPELDFFEFRLFQIMRCHHVGS; from the coding sequence ATGGTGTTTACGGATTATGTGCTGCTCTTATTTGGGACGACGCCACGCCGCGCCAAAGGCATGTTCAATGTCTTACGCGGACGCCGCACAGTCTCGACGTTGTTTGCTGGTTTGACCGCGGGCTGTTTAGATTTGCTAGATAGCTGGCACGGGGTCCCCCTCGAAGATTTTATGGCAGCGACTGCGGTTCTGGAAGAGAACGGCTTGCTGATTAGTCCGGAAGCGGGCAGTTGGCAGTTGACTGCGGCAGGACAGGCGCGGTGGGTGGTCATTCAGGAACACCGCTACTTGCCACAAGCATTCAGCCGATTTCAGACGGTCGATGTGCGCCGTTTTCAGCAAGTCAGTCAGCTGGCGCTACAAGTGACTTCCGAGTTGGTCCATCATGAGCGCCGCTACTATCCGACCACGACGGACCCCAGCATTCAGGCGCAGGTCAAACGGTGGTTGCGACAACGGTCGACGACTGATTTGGGTGACCGCGTTCATGCGGCGTTGACCGCTTTTTTGACGAGTGTCCCGACCGATGAATTGGCGACGGTGTTTGTTGACAGTTTGACGGGGTATCAGGCACCGGGACGGACCAATGACCAGTTAGCCACGATGCTGCATCGGCAGCCACTTGAGACTGGCTTGATGCGGACAGATGTGAGCTGTCAGTGGGTACGGTGGCTACAAGCCCATCCCGATGACCCGTTGTGGCCATTATTAGCGCCGCTCGTTCAGCCGAGCCCGGTCAGTAAAAGTGCCCAGCAAACCTATCAAGCGTTTACGCAGACACACGCCTTGACCAAAATTGCCACTGCTCGTAAGTTGAAATTGAGTACGGTCCGTGAACACTTGTTGGAAGTCGCTATTTGGTTGCCCAGTTTTCCGTTTACGACGGTGCTAGATGCTCAGGTCATTGAGACGTTAACGCGGTGCTTTGCAGGTCAACCAGAGATTGCCAGTTGGTCGTTTCAAGATGCGCAGGCTGCGTTACCGGAATTGGACTTCTTTGAATTTCGGTTATTTCAAATTATGAGGTGTCACCATGTCGGAAGCTGA
- the xerD gene encoding site-specific tyrosine recombinase XerD → MQDQLADYLHFLRVERGLVENTIKSYSQDLTAFNQYLATQKMTDYRAVDRYVLLNYLQYLDEAGKSRNTIIHSVSSLRKFFQYLAQMHVIDSDPMLKIDTPKRAQHLPQVLSPHEVERLLAVPKLDTPLGLRDRTLLEVMYATGLRVSETISLTMDDLHLDLGLIQTIGKGDKERIIPIGDVAIDFIDRYLKTARPKLASPKRRNSYLFINNHGGKLSRQGVWKNLKAEVKAAGIEKNVTPHTLRHSFATHILENGADLRVVQELLGHADISTTQIYTHITKKRLAEVYNKYHPRA, encoded by the coding sequence ATGCAGGACCAGCTTGCTGATTACCTGCATTTTTTGCGTGTTGAGCGCGGGTTAGTCGAGAATACGATCAAGAGTTATTCGCAAGATTTGACTGCGTTCAACCAATACTTAGCGACTCAGAAAATGACGGACTACCGGGCGGTTGATCGGTACGTGCTCTTGAATTATTTGCAGTATTTAGACGAAGCGGGCAAGTCCCGCAATACGATCATTCACAGTGTTTCTAGTTTACGGAAGTTTTTTCAATATTTAGCCCAGATGCACGTCATCGACAGTGATCCGATGCTCAAAATCGATACCCCCAAACGGGCCCAACATTTGCCGCAAGTCTTATCACCACACGAGGTCGAACGACTGCTGGCAGTGCCTAAGCTGGATACGCCACTCGGACTGCGGGACCGGACCTTATTGGAAGTCATGTATGCGACCGGCTTACGGGTGAGCGAGACGATCAGTTTGACGATGGACGACTTGCACCTAGACTTGGGCTTGATCCAAACGATTGGTAAGGGTGACAAGGAACGGATCATTCCGATTGGTGACGTTGCCATCGACTTTATCGACCGGTATTTGAAGACCGCTCGACCGAAGCTGGCCTCACCGAAACGTCGTAACTCGTATTTGTTTATTAACAATCACGGCGGTAAATTGAGCCGGCAGGGCGTCTGGAAGAATTTAAAAGCCGAAGTCAAAGCGGCCGGTATTGAGAAAAACGTGACGCCACATACATTGCGGCATTCATTTGCGACTCACATTTTGGAGAATGGGGCCGATTTACGAGTCGTACAGGAATTACTCGGGCATGCCGATATTTCGACGACTCAAATTTATACGCATATTACGAAAAAACGTCTGGCTGAAGTTTATAATAAGTATCATCCGCGGGCCTAG
- the scpB gene encoding SMC-Scp complex subunit ScpB produces the protein MTNIEQIEGLLFVAGDEGITVAEIEHATGFAKPAITTMLTELATRYEQDEDSALMILSTENTYRLATKAAVAPVLKRYFEAPLTTSLSQASLEVLAIIAYRQPLTRIEIDEIRGVHSGSTIQKLVLRQLVTETGRLNEPGRPILYGTTELFLDYFGLKSLDDLPAIDLAALSDAEHLAPETNLFLNAFQDKLKGNREEN, from the coding sequence ATGACGAACATTGAACAGATTGAAGGATTATTATTTGTTGCTGGGGATGAAGGCATTACCGTGGCTGAAATCGAACACGCAACGGGGTTTGCCAAGCCTGCAATCACCACGATGCTAACGGAACTTGCGACTCGCTATGAGCAAGACGAGGACAGTGCGTTGATGATTTTATCGACGGAGAACACGTATCGGCTGGCGACTAAGGCCGCAGTTGCCCCAGTATTGAAACGGTATTTTGAAGCACCACTGACGACCAGTTTGTCACAGGCCTCGCTAGAAGTGCTTGCAATCATCGCGTACCGGCAACCGTTGACTCGAATCGAAATTGATGAGATTCGAGGCGTCCACAGTGGCTCGACGATTCAAAAATTGGTACTTCGGCAACTCGTGACTGAGACGGGGCGGTTAAATGAACCTGGGCGACCGATTCTATATGGGACCACGGAACTGTTTTTGGATTACTTTGGCTTGAAATCACTCGACGATTTACCTGCCATCGATTTGGCGGCGCTGAGTGATGCTGAACATCTCGCTCCAGAAACCAACCTATTTTTGAATGCATTTCAGGATAAACTAAAAGGAAATCGTGAGGAAAACTAA
- a CDS encoding pseudouridine synthase, producing MAERLQKVMAEAGIASRRKSEVLITSGHVKVNGKTVTTLGVKVEPHDHVEVDGVPLNAEKLVYYLFYKPRGVVTTVHDEKGRKTVMDFFEDVPERIYPVGRLDYDTSGLLIMTNDGALANRLTHPKYEVKKTYLAKVEGVPTNADLKQLRLGVEIDGRKTAPAKSNLLDSDHKKNNALVQLTIHEGHNHQVKKMLAAVGHPVTKLKRERYGVLDLQSLQPGEYRKLKPIEISKLKGER from the coding sequence ATGGCAGAACGATTACAAAAAGTGATGGCAGAAGCCGGCATTGCGTCGCGACGGAAGTCCGAAGTCTTGATTACTTCTGGTCACGTGAAAGTCAACGGCAAGACCGTGACAACGTTGGGCGTTAAGGTCGAACCACATGACCACGTCGAAGTTGACGGTGTGCCGTTGAACGCTGAAAAACTTGTGTATTACTTATTTTACAAGCCGCGGGGCGTCGTCACGACGGTTCACGATGAAAAGGGCCGTAAGACGGTCATGGACTTCTTTGAGGACGTGCCTGAACGGATCTATCCGGTGGGACGTTTGGACTATGACACTTCCGGCTTACTCATTATGACCAATGATGGTGCACTAGCTAATCGGCTGACCCATCCGAAATACGAGGTCAAAAAGACTTATTTAGCGAAGGTTGAAGGCGTCCCGACTAATGCCGACTTGAAGCAATTACGGCTCGGCGTCGAAATCGATGGTCGCAAGACTGCGCCGGCTAAGTCGAATTTGTTAGATAGTGATCACAAGAAAAATAACGCGTTAGTCCAGTTGACGATTCACGAAGGCCACAATCACCAAGTAAAGAAAATGTTGGCAGCAGTTGGCCACCCAGTGACGAAGCTGAAACGTGAACGGTATGGGGTTCTAGATTTACAAAGTTTACAACCCGGCGAATATCGTAAATTGAAGCCGATCGAAATTAGTAAGTTAAAAGGTGAACGATAA
- a CDS encoding LysM peptidoglycan-binding domain-containing protein, with translation MSQKNDNDKSQADKPWDKTFEDDRDDSGNLSRTQKRKQDSSNSTLTTVLVVLILLLALAPIGYFLVKKNSLNNPQQTEQVASSSSKKSSASAADSKSSVAASKKKAAASSKKAAAKSSSLALASSKAASSKAASESAASSESSASTDESSASSSSSSSESSSGTKYVTVEAGQGVYRVATNAGISVDKLLELNGLSSDSTLSAGQRLRVR, from the coding sequence ATGAGTCAAAAAAATGATAATGATAAATCCCAAGCTGACAAGCCTTGGGACAAAACTTTTGAAGACGATCGGGATGACTCGGGCAATTTATCGCGAACTCAAAAACGAAAACAAGACAGTAGTAACTCGACTTTAACGACGGTATTAGTCGTTTTGATCCTGTTGCTCGCTTTGGCACCAATTGGATACTTCTTGGTGAAAAAGAATTCGCTTAATAATCCGCAACAGACCGAACAAGTTGCTAGTTCGAGCTCGAAAAAGTCATCGGCCAGTGCTGCTGACAGTAAATCTTCAGTTGCTGCTAGCAAGAAAAAAGCGGCCGCATCGTCTAAAAAGGCCGCTGCTAAAAGCAGTAGTTTAGCTTTAGCTAGTTCGAAGGCGGCCAGTTCAAAAGCTGCCAGTGAGTCAGCCGCCAGCTCCGAATCATCGGCGAGTACTGACGAAAGTAGTGCTAGCAGCAGTAGTAGCTCCTCAGAATCATCTTCAGGCACTAAGTACGTTACGGTAGAGGCTGGTCAAGGGGTCTACCGAGTCGCGACGAATGCCGGAATTTCAGTGGATAAACTGTTAGAACTTAACGGGTTGTCATCTGACTCGACGCTTTCAGCGGGACAACGGCTACGTGTCCGTTAA